The Papio anubis isolate 15944 chromosome 1, Panubis1.0, whole genome shotgun sequence genome window below encodes:
- the GNPAT gene encoding dihydroxyacetone phosphate acyltransferase isoform X3, which yields MSHKLRLGAIRFFAFTLSKIFKQIFSKVCVNEEGIQKLQRAIQEHPVVLLPSHRSYIDFLMLSFILYNYDLPVPVIAAGMDFLGMKMVGELLRMSGAFFMRRTFGGNKLYWAVFSEYVKTMLRNGYAPVEFFLEGTRSRSAKTLTPKFGLLNIVMEPFFKREVFDTYLVPISISYDKILEETLYVYELLGVPKPKESTTGLLKARRILSENFGSIHVYFGDPVSLRSLAAGRMSRSSYNLVPRYIPQKQSEDMHAFVTEVAYKMELLQVENMVLSPWTLIVAVLLQNRPSMDFDALVEKTLWLKGLTQAFGGFLIWPDNEPAEEVVQASILLHSNIASLVRDQVILKVDSGDSEVVDGLIFQHITLLMCSAYRNQLLNIFVRPSLVAMALQMTPGFRKEDVYSCFRFLRDVFADEFIFLPGNTLKDFEEGCYLLCKSEAIQVTMKDVLVTEKGNTVLEFLIGLFKPFVESYQIICKYLLSEEEDHFSEERYLAAVRKFTSQLLDQGTSQCYDVLSSDVQKNALAACVRLGVVEKKKINNNCIFNVNEPATTKLEEMLGCKTPIGKPAAAKL from the exons ATGAGTCACAAACTGCGTCTTGGAGCCATTCGGTTTTTTGCCTTCACCCtgagcaaaatatttaaacaaattttctcGAAGGTGTGTGTAAATGAAGAAGGTATTCAGAAA CTACAAAGAGCCATCCAGGAGCATCCTGTTGTTCTGCTACCTAGTCATCGAAGTTACATTGACTTCCTGATGTTGTCTTTTATTCTATACAACTATGATTTGCCTGTGCCagttatagcagcaggaatgg ACTTCCTGGGAATGAAAATGGTTGGTGAGCTGCTACGAATGTCGGGGGCCTTTTTCATGCGGCGTACCTTTGGTGGCAATAAACTCTACTGGGCTGTGTTCTCTGAATACGTAAAAACTATGTTACGG aatGGTTATGCTCCTGTTGAATTTTTCCTCGAAGGGACAAGAAGCCGCTCTGCCAAGACATTGACTCCTAAATTTG GTCTTCTGAATATTGTGATggagccattttttaaaagagaagttttTGATACCTACCTTGTCCCAATTAGTATCAGTTATGATAAGATCTTGGAAGAAACTCTTTATGTATATGAACTTCTAGGGGTTCCTAAACCAAAAGAATCGACAACT GGGTTGTTGAAAGCCAGAAGGATTCTCTCTGAAAATTTTGGAAGCATCCATGTGTACTTTGGAGATCCTGTGTCACTTCGATCTTTGGCAGCTGGGAGGATGAGTCGGAGCTCATATAACTTGGTTCCAAG ATACATTCCTCAGAAACAGTCTGAGGACATGCATGCCTTTGTCACTGAAGTTGCCTACAAAATGGAGCTTCTGCAAGTTGAAAACATGGTTTTGAGCCCCTGGACCCTAATAGTTGCTGTTCTGCTTCAGAACCGGCCATCCATGGACTTTGATGCTCTGGTGGAAAAGACTTTATGGCTAAAAGGCTTAACCCAGGCATTTGGAGGGTTTCTCATTTGGCCCG ATAATGAACCTGCTGAAGAAGTTGTCCAGGCCAGCATTCTTCTGCATTCCAACATCGCCAGCCTTGTCAGAGACCAGGTGATTCTGAAAGTGGACTCCGGAGACTCAGAAGTGGTTGATGGACTTATTTTCCAGCACATCACTCTCCTCATGTGCTCAGCTTATAGGAACCAGCTGCTCAACATTTTTGTCCGTCCATCCTTAGTAGCAATGGCATTGCAGATGACACCAGGGTTCAGGAAAG AGGATGTCTACAGTTGCTTTCGCTTCCTACGTGATGTTTTTGCAGATGAGTTCATCTTCCTTCCAGGAAACACACTAAAG GACTTTGAAGAAGGCTGTTACCTGCTTTGTAAAAGTGAAGCCATACAAGTGACTATGAAAGACGTCCTAGTTACAGAGAAAGGAAATACTGTGTTAGAATTTTTAATAGGACTCTTTAAACCTTTTGTGGAAAGCTATCAG ataatttGCAAGTACCTTTTGAGTGAAGAAGAGGACCACTTCAGTGAGGAACGGTACTTGGCCGCAGTCAGAAAATTCACAAGTCAGCTTCTCGATCAAG GTACCTCTCAGTGTTATGATGTATTATCTTCCGATGTGCAGAAAAATGCCTTAGCAGCTTGTGTGAGGCTCGGAGTAGTGGAGAAGAAGAAGAT AAATAATAACTGTATATTTAATGTGAATGAACCTGCCACAACCAAATTAGAAGAAATGCTTG GTTGTAAGACACCAATAGGAAAACCAGCTGCTGCAAAACTTTAA